The following coding sequences are from one Halorubrum sp. BOL3-1 window:
- a CDS encoding N-acyl homoserine lactonase family protein encodes MVEAEVHVIGRGGLLCDMNYMMEANTIGSHDDPNPDTEYGEIPVWNLVIDHPEATILWDTGSHHDAADGHWPEGLVQAFYPHDASEHRLDDDLEAAGYSLDDIDAVFQSHLHLDHAGGLEFFAGTDTPVYVHEAELKFAYYSAKTDEGSAAYVLDDFDHDLNWQVLHRDREERFADLEFVRFPGHTPGLTGSVIHLDDEGTVVFTGDQVYMDENYEAGTPLGGPLVWGKTQWAESIERIRELERRHDAEVVFGHDPDQFEAIQPGWGV; translated from the coding sequence TGGAAGCGGAAGTCCACGTCATCGGCCGCGGGGGACTGCTCTGTGACATGAATTACATGATGGAGGCGAACACCATCGGGAGCCACGACGATCCGAACCCCGACACCGAGTACGGGGAGATTCCGGTGTGGAACCTCGTCATCGACCATCCGGAGGCGACGATCCTGTGGGACACCGGGTCACACCACGACGCCGCCGACGGCCACTGGCCGGAGGGGCTCGTTCAGGCGTTTTACCCGCACGACGCGAGCGAACACCGGCTCGACGACGACCTCGAGGCGGCCGGCTACTCGCTCGACGACATCGACGCGGTGTTCCAGAGCCACCTCCATCTCGACCACGCCGGCGGACTGGAGTTCTTCGCGGGCACCGACACGCCCGTATACGTCCACGAGGCGGAGCTGAAGTTCGCCTACTACAGCGCGAAGACGGACGAGGGGAGCGCCGCGTACGTCCTCGACGACTTCGACCATGACCTGAACTGGCAGGTACTCCACCGCGACCGCGAGGAGCGGTTCGCCGACCTGGAGTTCGTCCGGTTCCCCGGCCACACGCCGGGACTCACCGGGAGCGTGATCCACCTCGACGACGAGGGGACGGTCGTGTTCACCGGCGACCAGGTGTACATGGACGAGAACTACGAGGCGGGGACGCCCCTCGGCGGCCCCCTCGTGTGGGGGAAGACGCAATGGGCCGAGAGCATCGAACGGATCCGCGAGCTGGAGCGGCGCCACGACGCGGAGGTCGTCTTCGGCCACGACCCCGACCAGTTCGAAGCGATCCAGCCGGGGTGGGGAGTGTGA
- a CDS encoding hydroxyacid-oxoacid transhydrogenase: MSYERSVSADPHDLSPETVWEVQMPAIRVGAGAAAELGYQLGQLGLDGDERGLIVTDSDLTSLGHVARVADELAADGFDADVYDGAEREPSVEAVEECIAFVREEMGEDGYDFYLGLGGGSCMDTAKATRAVVANGGDVLDYVAAPTGAGETLTESGPPLILLPTTAGTGSEISPVAILSVPAKNIKEGISSPHVRADAAVLDPTLTTTLPPDLTAKTAMDALGHAIEGYTTHRYEDLLRPEDPADRPVYAGRTGFTEMFSEKAIDLLSSNVRRVVNNGDDIEARGAMLKGALFGAIAGLTAGASLAHAMAYPVGNNYHTFHGETIAALTPASTLGYNVASDPPRFAKVAETLGADTSGMSTREAADEAREEFVRLQRDLNVLPSGLNELAGVTVDDTGALAESTVESQQRLLRCNPRPVTKEDVEEVFQDALYNWE; encoded by the coding sequence GTGAGCTACGAGCGCTCCGTCTCCGCCGACCCCCACGATCTCTCCCCCGAGACCGTCTGGGAGGTCCAGATGCCGGCGATCCGCGTCGGCGCCGGCGCCGCCGCCGAGCTCGGCTACCAGCTCGGGCAGCTCGGGCTTGACGGCGACGAGCGCGGGCTGATCGTCACCGACTCCGACCTCACCTCGCTGGGCCACGTCGCCCGCGTCGCCGACGAGCTGGCGGCCGACGGGTTCGACGCGGACGTGTACGACGGCGCCGAGCGCGAGCCGAGCGTCGAGGCCGTCGAGGAGTGTATCGCGTTCGTCCGCGAGGAGATGGGCGAGGACGGCTACGACTTCTACCTCGGCCTCGGCGGCGGCAGCTGTATGGACACTGCGAAGGCGACGCGAGCGGTCGTCGCCAACGGCGGCGACGTGCTCGACTATGTGGCGGCGCCGACCGGCGCCGGCGAGACGCTCACGGAGTCCGGGCCGCCGCTCATTCTGCTCCCGACGACCGCGGGGACGGGCTCGGAGATCTCGCCGGTCGCGATCCTCTCGGTGCCGGCGAAGAACATCAAGGAGGGGATCTCCAGCCCGCACGTCCGCGCCGACGCCGCCGTCCTCGACCCGACGCTCACCACGACGCTGCCGCCGGATCTTACCGCGAAGACGGCGATGGACGCGCTCGGTCACGCGATCGAGGGGTACACGACCCACCGGTACGAGGACCTCCTCCGGCCAGAGGACCCGGCCGATCGCCCCGTCTACGCCGGCCGAACCGGCTTCACCGAGATGTTCAGCGAGAAGGCGATAGACCTGCTCTCCTCGAACGTGCGCCGCGTCGTCAACAACGGCGACGACATCGAGGCGCGCGGCGCGATGCTGAAGGGCGCGCTATTCGGCGCCATCGCCGGGCTCACGGCCGGCGCGAGCCTCGCTCACGCGATGGCGTACCCCGTCGGGAACAACTACCACACCTTCCACGGGGAGACCATCGCGGCGCTCACGCCCGCCAGCACCCTCGGTTACAACGTCGCCAGCGACCCGCCGCGGTTCGCGAAGGTAGCGGAGACGCTCGGCGCCGACACGTCGGGGATGAGCACCCGCGAGGCAGCCGACGAGGCCCGCGAGGAGTTCGTGCGGCTCCAGCGGGACCTCAACGTCCTCCCGAGCGGGCTCAACGAACTGGCCGGGGTCACCGTCGACGACACCGGCGCCCTCGCCGAGAGCACGGTCGAGAGCCAACAGCGGCTGCTCCGGTGTAACCCGCGGCCCGTGACGAAGGAAGACGTCGAGGAGGTGTTCCAGGACGCGCTGTACAACTGGGAATAG